A genomic region of Streptomyces diastaticus subsp. diastaticus contains the following coding sequences:
- a CDS encoding GAF domain-containing protein, whose translation MTQAAIDLGRLAGRDVGRAARLTAEAHAAALSGKAPAVPPRPEIGASWERMLRRGVDPERAVRPRPLSSTELAERRQRSHLAEVLPLLRDGLVSVAESAQHVMVVCDADGVVLWREGHQAVLRHADAIGLAPGTDWREATSGTNGLGTPLVARRPVQVFSAEHFVRTHHRWTCSGAPITDPRDGRLLGVVDVSGLLDTLHPAMLKLVESVAKLAEAELRARHLRSLERLRSVSAPLLARIGGRAVAVDETGWVAAVTGMAPVDRLPLPRRLSAGPVRLSPLGLCSAEPLPGGWLLRPAARPRPGAARLSLDLSEPGRPSLTVAGGIGSWTHDLSPRHAELLFLLAGEEAGTSAAALAEAVFGDPGRRVTVRAELSRMRRYLGELLEHRPYRFREGTGVEVVLPEDRSALLPHSLAPAVVRARAEAAPRR comes from the coding sequence GTGACCCAGGCAGCCATCGACCTAGGCCGCTTAGCCGGCCGGGACGTGGGCCGCGCGGCGAGACTGACGGCCGAGGCGCACGCGGCAGCCCTCTCGGGCAAGGCGCCGGCCGTCCCGCCCCGCCCGGAGATAGGCGCGTCCTGGGAGCGCATGTTGCGCCGGGGGGTCGACCCGGAGCGGGCGGTCCGTCCTCGCCCGCTCTCCTCGACGGAGCTGGCCGAGCGTCGGCAGCGCTCGCACCTGGCCGAGGTGCTGCCGCTGCTGCGGGACGGCCTGGTCTCGGTGGCGGAGTCGGCGCAGCACGTCATGGTGGTGTGCGACGCGGACGGCGTCGTGCTGTGGCGGGAGGGCCATCAGGCCGTGCTGCGCCACGCGGACGCGATAGGTCTGGCCCCGGGTACCGACTGGCGCGAGGCCACCTCGGGCACCAACGGCCTCGGCACCCCGCTGGTGGCGCGCCGGCCGGTTCAGGTCTTCTCCGCCGAGCACTTCGTCCGCACCCATCACCGGTGGACGTGTTCGGGGGCCCCGATCACCGATCCGCGCGACGGCCGGCTGCTGGGCGTGGTCGACGTGAGCGGCCTGCTGGACACCCTGCACCCGGCGATGCTGAAGCTGGTGGAGTCGGTGGCGAAGCTGGCCGAGGCGGAGCTGCGCGCCCGCCATCTGCGGAGCCTGGAGCGGCTGCGTTCGGTCTCGGCGCCGCTGCTGGCGCGGATCGGCGGGCGGGCCGTGGCGGTGGACGAGACGGGCTGGGTCGCGGCGGTGACCGGGATGGCGCCGGTGGACCGGCTGCCGCTGCCCCGCAGGCTGAGCGCCGGCCCGGTCCGACTGAGCCCGCTCGGGCTCTGCTCGGCCGAGCCGCTGCCCGGTGGCTGGTTGCTGCGCCCGGCCGCCCGACCGCGTCCGGGGGCGGCCCGGCTGTCACTGGACCTGTCGGAGCCGGGGAGGCCGTCGCTGACGGTGGCGGGCGGGATCGGCTCGTGGACGCACGACCTCTCCCCCCGCCACGCCGAGCTGCTGTTCCTGCTGGCGGGTGAGGAGGCGGGCACCTCGGCCGCGGCTCTGGCCGAGGCGGTCTTCGGGGACCCGGGCCGCCGGGTGACGGTCCGGGCGGAGCTGTCGCGGATGCGGCGCTACCTGGGCGAGCTGCTGGAGCACCGCCCCTACCGCTTCCGGGAGGGCACCGGCGTGGAGGTGGTGCTCCCCGAGGACCGGTCGGCGCTGCTGCCGCACTCGCTGGCCCCGGCGGTGGTGCGGGCCCGCGCGGAGGCGGCGCCGCGCCGCTGA
- a CDS encoding GNAT family N-acetyltransferase, with the protein MSITVTTWYLEQTSAADLRPATSARAAAAGRAAEGPLIMRAETPSPEFSRFLYASVGQDIRWTDRLSMSWAEWERAVCRPEVETWVAYDRGTPAGYAELEAATDGSVEIVYFGLIPAFRGRGIGGPLLSEAVARAWDLGERREGFVPTKRVWLHTCSKDGPHAMDNYLRRGFRLYRTETAEEDEVATPGPWPDAGPLPYDGETAGRPVAGD; encoded by the coding sequence ATGAGCATCACCGTGACCACCTGGTATCTGGAACAGACCTCCGCCGCGGACCTGCGGCCCGCCACCTCGGCGCGTGCCGCCGCCGCGGGCCGGGCCGCCGAGGGCCCGCTGATCATGCGGGCCGAGACTCCTTCCCCGGAGTTCAGCCGCTTCCTGTACGCCTCGGTCGGCCAGGACATCCGCTGGACGGACCGGCTGTCGATGAGCTGGGCGGAGTGGGAGCGGGCGGTCTGCCGCCCCGAGGTGGAGACCTGGGTGGCCTACGACCGGGGGACGCCCGCCGGGTACGCGGAGCTGGAGGCGGCCACGGACGGCTCGGTGGAGATCGTGTACTTCGGGCTGATCCCCGCCTTCCGGGGGCGGGGCATCGGTGGGCCGCTGCTGTCGGAGGCGGTGGCGCGCGCCTGGGACCTCGGTGAGCGGCGGGAGGGCTTCGTGCCGACGAAGCGGGTGTGGCTGCACACCTGCAGCAAGGACGGGCCGCACGCGATGGACAACTACCTGCGGCGCGGTTTCCGGCTGTACCGCACCGAGACCGCCGAGGAGGACGAGGTGGCCACGCCCGGCCCGTGGCCGGACGCGGGGCCGCTGCCGTACGACGGCGAGACGGCCGGGCGGCCGGTCGCCGGAGACTGA
- a CDS encoding putative leader peptide: protein MSTAGTALVSRRHVDLGRMSSAICRARC from the coding sequence ATGTCTACAGCTGGAACTGCCTTGGTGAGTCGGCGGCACGTCGATCTCGGCCGCATGTCCAGCGCCATCTGTCGGGCGCGCTGCTAG
- a CDS encoding nitrite/sulfite reductase: MAATSQDPAAATPRRKAGRHRGEGQWAVGHFTPLNGNEQFKKDDDGLNVRTRIETIYSKRGFDSIDPNDLRGRMRWWGLYTQRRPGIDGGKTAVLAPEELDDEYFMLRVRVDGGRLTTRQLRVVGEISQEFARGTADITDRQNIQYHWIRIEDVPEIWNRLEAVGLSTTEACGDTPRVILGSPVAGIAEDEIVDGSWAVDEIQRRVIGNPAFSNLPRKFKSAISGSPLLDVAHEINDVSFVGVRHPELGPGFDLWVGGGLSTNPKIGRRLGAWVPLEEVPEVFEGVISIFRDHGYRRLRNRARLKFLLADWGTEKFRRVLEEDYLGRRLTDGPAPEQPVARWRDHIGVHRQRDGRYYVGFAPRVGRVDGATLTKIAELAEAHGSGRLRTTVEQKMIVLDVEEDQVAPLSAGLEALGLATTPSPFRRGTMACTGIEFCKLAIVETKARGAALIDELERRIPEFDEPITINLNGCPNACARIQVADIGLKGQLVTGPDGQQVEGFQVHLGGALGLEAGFGRKVRGLKVTADELPDYVERVLKRFQEEREDGERFASWAARADEEALS; encoded by the coding sequence ATGGCCGCAACCTCGCAGGACCCCGCTGCCGCCACGCCGCGCCGCAAGGCGGGCCGCCACCGTGGAGAAGGTCAGTGGGCCGTGGGTCACTTCACCCCGCTGAACGGCAACGAACAGTTCAAGAAGGATGACGACGGTCTCAATGTGCGGACACGTATTGAGACGATCTACTCCAAGCGCGGTTTCGACTCCATCGACCCCAACGACCTGCGCGGCCGCATGCGCTGGTGGGGTCTGTACACCCAGCGCCGGCCCGGCATCGACGGCGGCAAGACGGCCGTACTGGCGCCGGAGGAGCTGGACGACGAGTACTTCATGCTCCGCGTGCGGGTCGACGGCGGCCGCCTGACGACCAGGCAACTACGGGTGGTCGGGGAGATCTCCCAGGAGTTCGCCCGGGGCACCGCCGACATCACCGACCGGCAGAACATCCAGTACCACTGGATCCGCATCGAGGACGTCCCCGAGATCTGGAACCGGCTGGAGGCCGTCGGCCTGTCGACCACCGAGGCGTGCGGTGACACCCCGCGCGTCATCCTCGGCTCGCCGGTCGCCGGGATCGCCGAGGACGAGATCGTCGACGGCTCCTGGGCCGTCGACGAGATCCAGCGCCGCGTCATCGGCAACCCGGCCTTCTCCAACCTGCCCCGCAAGTTCAAGTCGGCGATCTCCGGCTCACCGCTGCTGGACGTCGCCCACGAGATCAACGACGTCTCCTTCGTCGGGGTCCGCCACCCCGAGCTGGGCCCCGGCTTCGACCTGTGGGTCGGCGGCGGCCTCTCCACCAACCCCAAGATCGGCCGGCGCCTCGGCGCCTGGGTGCCGCTGGAGGAGGTGCCCGAGGTCTTCGAGGGTGTCATCTCCATCTTCCGCGACCACGGCTACCGCCGCCTGCGCAACCGCGCCCGCCTGAAGTTCCTCCTCGCCGACTGGGGCACCGAGAAGTTCCGCCGGGTCCTGGAGGAGGACTACCTCGGCCGCCGGCTCACCGACGGCCCCGCCCCCGAGCAGCCGGTGGCCCGCTGGCGCGACCACATCGGCGTCCACCGGCAGCGGGACGGCCGCTACTACGTCGGCTTCGCCCCGCGCGTCGGCCGCGTCGACGGCGCCACCCTCACCAAGATCGCCGAGCTGGCGGAGGCGCACGGCTCCGGCCGCCTGCGCACCACCGTCGAGCAGAAGATGATCGTGCTCGACGTCGAGGAGGACCAGGTCGCCCCGCTCAGCGCCGGCCTGGAGGCACTCGGCCTGGCGACCACCCCCTCGCCGTTCCGGCGCGGCACGATGGCCTGCACCGGCATCGAGTTCTGCAAGCTGGCCATCGTCGAGACCAAGGCGCGCGGCGCCGCGCTCATCGACGAACTGGAACGCCGCATCCCGGAGTTCGACGAGCCGATCACCATCAACCTGAACGGCTGCCCGAACGCCTGCGCCCGCATCCAGGTCGCCGACATCGGCCTCAAGGGCCAGCTCGTGACCGGCCCCGACGGGCAGCAGGTCGAGGGGTTCCAGGTGCACCTGGGCGGGGCGCTCGGACTGGAGGCCGGGTTCGGCCGCAAGGTGCGCGGGCTGAAGGTCACCGCCGACGAACTCCCCGACTACGTCGAGCGGGTGCTCAAGCGCTTCCAGGAGGAGCGCGAGGACGGCGAGCGGTTCGCGAGCTGGGCCGCCCGGGCCGACGAGGAGGCCCTGTCGTGA
- a CDS encoding phosphoadenylyl-sulfate reductase, with the protein MSGTRTDPAGAGEAELRALAERAGTELEEAAAPEIVRWAADTFGERFCVTSSMEDAVVAHLTSRVRPGVDVVFLDTGYHFPETIGTRDAVAAVLDVNVLTLTPRQSVAEQDAEYGPRLHDRDPDLCCALRKVEPLEEGLSGYAAWATGLRRDESPTRADTPVVGWDARRRKVKVSPIARWTQDDVDAYVARYGVLTNPLLTEGYASVGCAPCTRRVAAGEDARSGRWAGTGKTECGLHG; encoded by the coding sequence ATGAGCGGGACACGCACCGACCCGGCCGGCGCCGGCGAGGCGGAACTGCGGGCGCTCGCCGAGCGCGCCGGGACCGAGTTGGAGGAAGCGGCCGCGCCGGAGATCGTGCGCTGGGCCGCCGACACCTTCGGCGAGCGGTTCTGCGTCACCTCCTCGATGGAGGACGCGGTCGTCGCCCACCTCACCTCCCGCGTGCGGCCCGGCGTGGACGTCGTCTTCCTCGACACCGGCTACCACTTCCCGGAGACCATCGGCACCCGCGACGCCGTCGCCGCCGTCCTCGACGTCAACGTCCTCACTCTGACGCCCCGCCAGTCCGTGGCCGAGCAGGACGCCGAGTACGGCCCGAGGCTGCACGACCGCGACCCCGACCTGTGCTGTGCCCTGCGCAAGGTCGAGCCGCTGGAGGAGGGCCTGTCCGGGTACGCCGCCTGGGCGACCGGGCTGCGCCGCGACGAGTCGCCGACCCGCGCGGACACCCCGGTCGTCGGCTGGGACGCGCGCCGCCGCAAGGTCAAGGTCTCCCCCATCGCCCGCTGGACCCAGGACGACGTCGACGCGTACGTCGCCCGGTACGGCGTACTCACCAACCCGCTGCTCACCGAGGGCTACGCCTCCGTCGGCTGCGCCCCCTGCACCCGCCGCGTGGCGGCCGGGGAGGACGCACGGTCCGGACGGTGGGCGGGCACCGGCAAGACCGAGTGCGGGCTGCACGGCTGA
- the cysC gene encoding adenylyl-sulfate kinase, with amino-acid sequence MTTTDVPPGRAATSQIHPPQRHPQRQEKNVTGATVWLTGLPSAGKTTLARELAALLAAGGHRTEVLDGDEVRTFLSAGLGFGRADRDTNVQRIGFVAELLASHGVTVLVPVIAPYAQSRAAVRERHAENGTPYLEVHVATPVEVCAERDVKGLYARQAAGEISGLTGVDDPYEAPEAPDLRIETHTSTVAESAESLRALLAGLGLLAPGRPSGSDDERLSA; translated from the coding sequence ATGACCACCACCGACGTACCGCCCGGCAGGGCGGCGACCTCGCAGATCCATCCCCCGCAGCGACATCCGCAGAGGCAGGAGAAGAACGTGACGGGAGCCACCGTCTGGCTCACCGGTCTGCCGAGCGCCGGCAAGACCACCCTGGCCCGGGAACTGGCGGCGCTGCTCGCCGCCGGCGGCCACCGCACCGAGGTGCTCGACGGCGACGAGGTCCGTACCTTCCTCTCGGCCGGCCTCGGCTTCGGCAGGGCCGACCGGGACACCAACGTCCAGCGCATCGGCTTCGTCGCCGAACTCCTCGCCTCCCACGGCGTGACCGTGCTGGTCCCGGTCATCGCGCCGTACGCGCAGAGCCGGGCGGCCGTCCGCGAGCGGCACGCCGAGAACGGCACGCCGTACCTGGAGGTGCACGTCGCCACCCCGGTGGAGGTCTGCGCCGAACGCGACGTGAAGGGCCTGTACGCACGCCAGGCGGCGGGCGAGATCAGCGGCCTGACCGGGGTGGACGACCCCTACGAGGCGCCCGAGGCGCCCGATCTGCGGATCGAGACGCACACCTCGACGGTCGCCGAGTCGGCCGAGTCCCTGCGGGCACTGCTGGCCGGCCTCGGGCTGCTCGCCCCCGGGCGGCCGTCCGGCTCCGACGACGAAAGGCTCAGCGCATGA
- the cysD gene encoding sulfate adenylyltransferase subunit CysD yields the protein MTTVTSSSRATGPETPYALSHLDALESEAVHIFREVAGEFERPVILFSGGKDSIVMLHLALKAFAPAPVPFSLLHVDTGHNFPEVLAYRDRAVARHGLRLHVASVQEYIDAGTLRERPDGTRNPLQTVPLTDAIREHRFDAVFGGGRRDEEKARAKERVFSLRDEFSQWDPRRQRPELWQLYNGRHAPGEHVRVFPLSNWTELDVWQYIARESIELPEIYFAHRRPVFRRGGMWLTAGEWGGPKDDEPVETRLVRYRTVGDMSCTGAVDSDATTLDAVITEIAASRLTERGATRADDKLSEAAMEDRKREGYF from the coding sequence ATGACCACCGTCACCTCCTCCTCGCGGGCCACCGGCCCCGAGACCCCGTACGCGCTGAGCCACCTGGACGCGCTGGAGTCGGAGGCCGTGCACATCTTCCGGGAAGTGGCGGGCGAGTTCGAGCGTCCGGTGATCCTCTTCTCGGGCGGCAAGGACTCCATCGTCATGCTGCACCTGGCGCTGAAGGCGTTCGCCCCGGCGCCGGTGCCCTTCTCGCTGCTGCACGTCGACACCGGTCACAACTTCCCCGAGGTGCTGGCCTACCGGGACCGCGCGGTGGCCCGGCACGGGCTGCGGCTGCACGTCGCCTCGGTGCAGGAGTACATCGACGCGGGCACTCTGCGCGAGCGCCCCGACGGCACCCGCAACCCGCTCCAGACCGTGCCGCTGACCGACGCCATCCGCGAGCACCGCTTCGACGCGGTCTTCGGCGGCGGGCGCCGCGACGAGGAGAAGGCCCGCGCCAAGGAGCGCGTCTTCTCGCTGCGCGACGAGTTCTCCCAGTGGGACCCGCGCCGCCAGCGCCCCGAGCTGTGGCAGCTCTACAACGGCCGCCACGCACCCGGCGAGCACGTCCGCGTCTTCCCCCTCTCCAACTGGACCGAGCTGGACGTCTGGCAGTACATCGCCCGGGAGTCGATCGAACTGCCGGAGATCTACTTCGCCCACCGGCGGCCGGTGTTCCGCCGCGGCGGCATGTGGCTGACGGCCGGCGAGTGGGGCGGCCCGAAGGACGACGAGCCGGTCGAGACCCGCCTGGTGCGCTACCGCACCGTCGGCGACATGTCCTGCACCGGCGCCGTCGACTCCGACGCCACCACGCTGGACGCCGTCATCACCGAGATCGCCGCCTCCCGCCTCACCGAGCGGGGTGCGACCCGCGCCGACGACAAGCTGTCGGAGGCCGCCATGGAGGACCGCAAGCGCGAGGGGTACTTCTGA
- a CDS encoding sulfate adenylyltransferase subunit 1 produces the protein MTTTTAEQLSATTLLRFATAGSVDDGKSTLVGRLLHDSKSVLTDQLEAVEAASLSRGHEGPDLALLTDGLRAEREQGITIDVAYRYFATPRRRFILADTPGHVQYTRNMVTGASTAELAVVLVDARNGVVEQTRRHAAVAALLRVPHVVLAVNKMDLVDYAEPVYTAIAEEFTTYATSLGVPEVTIIPISALAGDNVVEPSARMDWYAGPTVLEHLETVPVSHDLTACAPRFPVQYVIRPQSAEHPDYRGYAGQIASGALRVGEEVVVLPSGRTSTVAAIDALGEPTDIAWAPQSVTVRLADDVDVSRGDLIAPAAEAPELTREVEATVCHVADAPLTVGHRVLLKHTTRTVKAIVEAIASRLTLDDLSQHPEPGRLEANDIGRVRLRTAEPLAVDAYALSRRTGSFLLIDPADGTTLTAGMAGDAFAGGDAAARPAGEADDEGWDF, from the coding sequence GTGACCACCACCACCGCCGAGCAGCTCTCGGCCACCACCCTCCTGCGGTTCGCCACCGCCGGTTCCGTCGACGACGGCAAGTCCACGCTGGTCGGGCGGCTGCTGCACGACTCCAAGTCGGTCCTCACCGACCAGTTGGAGGCCGTGGAGGCCGCCTCGCTCAGCCGCGGCCACGAGGGCCCGGACCTGGCGCTGCTCACCGACGGCCTGCGCGCCGAGCGCGAGCAGGGCATCACCATCGACGTGGCCTACCGCTACTTCGCCACACCCCGGCGCCGGTTCATCCTCGCCGACACCCCGGGCCACGTGCAGTACACCCGCAACATGGTCACCGGCGCCTCCACCGCCGAACTGGCCGTGGTGCTGGTCGACGCGCGCAACGGCGTGGTCGAGCAGACTCGCCGGCACGCCGCCGTGGCCGCCCTGCTGCGGGTGCCGCACGTCGTCCTGGCCGTCAACAAGATGGACCTGGTCGACTACGCCGAACCGGTCTACACGGCCATCGCCGAGGAGTTCACCACGTACGCCACCTCGCTGGGCGTGCCGGAGGTGACCATCATCCCGATCTCGGCGCTGGCCGGGGACAACGTGGTGGAGCCCTCGGCCCGGATGGACTGGTACGCCGGCCCGACCGTGCTGGAGCACCTGGAGACCGTCCCGGTCAGCCACGACCTGACCGCCTGCGCACCGCGCTTCCCGGTGCAGTACGTGATCCGGCCGCAGAGCGCCGAGCACCCCGACTACCGCGGGTACGCGGGCCAGATCGCCTCGGGCGCGCTGCGGGTCGGCGAGGAGGTCGTGGTGCTGCCGTCCGGGCGGACCAGCACCGTCGCCGCGATCGACGCGCTCGGCGAGCCGACCGACATCGCCTGGGCCCCGCAGTCGGTGACGGTCCGTCTCGCCGACGACGTGGACGTCTCCCGGGGCGACCTGATCGCGCCGGCGGCCGAGGCGCCTGAGCTGACCCGCGAGGTCGAGGCGACCGTCTGCCACGTGGCGGACGCGCCGCTGACCGTCGGCCACCGGGTGCTGCTCAAGCACACCACCCGCACCGTCAAGGCGATCGTGGAGGCGATCGCCTCGCGGCTCACCCTGGACGACCTCTCCCAGCATCCCGAGCCGGGGCGACTGGAGGCCAACGACATCGGCCGGGTGCGGCTGCGCACCGCCGAACCGCTGGCGGTGGACGCGTACGCGCTCTCGCGGCGTACCGGATCGTTCCTGCTGATCGACCCGGCGGACGGGACGACGCTCACCGCCGGAATGGCGGGCGACGCCTTCGCGGGCGGCGACGCCGCCGCGCGGCCGGCCGGCGAGGCCGACGACGAGGGCTGGGACTTCTGA
- a CDS encoding ABC transporter substrate-binding protein: protein MPASRPPFRTRTPLRALAAAAALPLLVGALASCGYGAGAADDEKSGKAAGGSTLSTDQVKLGYFPNLTHATALVGVEKGLIEKELGGAELVPSTFNAGPSEIEALNSGSIDIGFIGPSPSVNGYVRSKGDSLRIVSGSASGGVKLVVNPDKIKTVKDLKGKRIATPQLGNTQDVAFLHWISEQGWKVDPQSGKGDVSVVRTDNKITPDAYNSGSLDGAWVPEPTASKLVADGAEVLLDEADLWPDKKFVITNIIVSQKFLENHPDAVEAVLRGSVKTNRWINDNPDEAKASANDALKALTGKPLPAAILDPAWESIRVTDDPLAATLDSQARHAVDAGLLEKPDLKGVYDLRPLNKVLEAEGAPTVDDAGLGVR, encoded by the coding sequence GTGCCTGCCAGCCGTCCCCCGTTCCGTACCCGCACGCCGCTGCGGGCCCTGGCCGCCGCCGCGGCCCTGCCGCTGCTCGTCGGCGCCCTCGCCTCCTGCGGCTACGGTGCGGGGGCCGCGGACGACGAGAAGTCCGGCAAGGCGGCGGGCGGCAGCACGCTCTCCACCGACCAGGTGAAGCTCGGCTACTTCCCGAACCTCACCCACGCCACCGCGCTGGTCGGCGTCGAGAAGGGCCTCATCGAGAAGGAGCTGGGCGGCGCCGAACTGGTCCCCTCCACCTTCAACGCCGGGCCCTCCGAGATCGAGGCGCTCAACTCGGGCTCCATCGACATCGGCTTCATCGGTCCCTCGCCGTCCGTCAACGGCTACGTCAGGTCGAAGGGCGACAGCCTGCGCATCGTCAGCGGCTCCGCCTCCGGCGGCGTCAAGCTGGTCGTCAACCCCGACAAGATCAAGACCGTCAAGGACCTCAAGGGCAAGAGGATCGCCACCCCGCAGCTCGGCAACACCCAGGACGTGGCGTTCCTGCACTGGATCTCCGAGCAGGGCTGGAAGGTCGACCCGCAGTCCGGCAAGGGCGACGTGTCGGTGGTCCGCACCGACAACAAAATCACCCCGGACGCCTACAACTCCGGTTCGCTGGACGGCGCGTGGGTGCCCGAGCCGACCGCCTCCAAGCTGGTCGCCGACGGCGCGGAGGTGCTGCTGGACGAGGCCGATCTGTGGCCGGACAAGAAGTTCGTGATCACCAACATCATCGTGTCGCAGAAGTTCCTCGAGAACCACCCGGACGCCGTCGAGGCGGTGCTGCGCGGCTCGGTGAAGACCAACCGGTGGATCAACGACAACCCGGACGAGGCCAAGGCGTCCGCCAACGACGCGCTGAAGGCCCTCACCGGCAAGCCGCTGCCCGCCGCCATCCTCGACCCGGCGTGGGAGTCCATCCGGGTCACCGACGACCCGCTGGCCGCCACCCTCGACTCCCAGGCCCGGCACGCGGTCGACGCCGGTCTCCTGGAGAAGCCCGACCTCAAGGGCGTCTACGACCTGCGGCCGCTGAACAAGGTCCTCGAGGCCGAGGGCGCGCCCACGGTGGACGACGCCGGACTCGGCGTCAGGTAA
- a CDS encoding ABC transporter ATP-binding protein — protein sequence MTTTVTEAGPADGTSAGAAPSPAARIAHVSKSFPGPAGDQLVLDDITLDVAPGEFVTLLGASGCGKSTLLNLVAGLDAPSGGTIETPGRPALMFQEHALFPWLTAGKNIELALRLRGVPRPERRPRAEELLERVRLAGAHGKRVHELSGGMRQRVALARALAQDSRLLLMDEPFAALDAITRDVLHDELTRVWHAANEDPDGRKLSVLFVTHNVREAVRLAQRVVLLSSRPGRVARQWTVDIPQPRRIEDAAVAELSVEITEELRGEIRRHGQH from the coding sequence ATGACCACCACGGTCACCGAGGCAGGCCCCGCAGACGGTACGTCCGCCGGTGCCGCGCCCTCCCCGGCCGCCCGCATCGCCCACGTCTCCAAGTCCTTCCCCGGCCCGGCCGGGGACCAGCTCGTCCTCGACGACATCACCCTGGACGTGGCACCGGGCGAGTTCGTCACGCTGCTCGGCGCCTCCGGGTGCGGCAAGTCGACCCTGCTCAACCTCGTCGCCGGGCTGGACGCGCCGAGCGGCGGCACCATCGAGACGCCGGGCCGCCCGGCGCTGATGTTCCAGGAGCACGCGTTGTTCCCCTGGCTGACGGCCGGCAAGAACATCGAGCTGGCGCTGAGGCTGCGCGGCGTCCCCAGGCCGGAGCGCCGCCCACGCGCCGAGGAACTGCTGGAGCGCGTCCGGCTGGCGGGCGCCCACGGCAAGCGGGTGCACGAGCTGTCCGGCGGCATGCGCCAACGGGTGGCGCTGGCCCGGGCGCTGGCCCAGGACAGCCGGCTGCTGCTGATGGACGAGCCGTTCGCCGCGCTCGACGCCATCACCCGGGACGTGCTGCACGACGAGCTGACGCGGGTCTGGCACGCCGCCAACGAGGACCCCGACGGCCGGAAGCTGTCCGTCCTCTTCGTCACGCACAACGTCCGCGAGGCGGTACGGCTCGCCCAGCGCGTCGTGCTGCTGTCGTCCCGTCCCGGCCGGGTGGCCCGGCAGTGGACGGTGGACATCCCGCAGCCTCGCCGCATCGAGGACGCGGCCGTCGCGGAGCTGTCCGTCGAGATCACCGAAGAACTGCGTGGGGAGATCCGCCGCCATGGCCAGCACTGA
- a CDS encoding ABC transporter permease, with protein sequence MASTETHDAPEEAAREPRKPAEDLAREDLAGLEAGLDALDTVPARRTSPRDTFVRKVLPPLVAVALVLVVWQVLVWARVTEEYKLPSPGAVWGEVADAWYRGTLLGYIWTSVSRGLLGFLFALAIGTPLGLLVARVRFVRAAVGPVLSGLQSLPSVAWVPPAVIWLGLNDQMMFAVILLGAVPSIANGLVSGVDQVPPLHLRAGRTLGATGLRGTWHIVMPAALPGYLAGLKQGWAFSWRSLMAAEIIASSPELGIGLGQLLENGRTASSMPMVFLAILLILVVGVAIDLLIFSPLERWVLRDRGLLARS encoded by the coding sequence ATGGCCAGCACTGAGACCCACGACGCCCCCGAGGAGGCGGCCCGCGAGCCGAGGAAGCCCGCAGAGGACCTGGCGAGGGAGGACCTGGCGGGGCTGGAGGCGGGACTGGACGCCCTGGACACGGTGCCCGCCCGCCGCACCTCGCCGCGCGACACCTTCGTCCGCAAGGTGCTGCCGCCACTGGTCGCGGTCGCCCTGGTGCTGGTGGTCTGGCAGGTCCTGGTGTGGGCGCGGGTCACCGAGGAGTACAAGCTGCCCTCACCCGGCGCCGTCTGGGGCGAGGTCGCCGACGCCTGGTACCGGGGGACGCTGCTCGGCTACATCTGGACCAGTGTCTCGCGCGGCCTGCTCGGCTTCCTCTTCGCCCTGGCCATCGGTACGCCGCTGGGGCTGCTGGTGGCGCGGGTCAGGTTCGTCCGGGCGGCCGTCGGGCCGGTCCTCTCGGGGCTCCAGTCGCTGCCGTCGGTGGCCTGGGTGCCGCCCGCGGTGATCTGGCTGGGCCTCAACGACCAGATGATGTTCGCGGTGATCCTGCTGGGCGCCGTCCCCTCCATCGCCAACGGCCTCGTCTCCGGCGTCGACCAGGTCCCCCCGCTCCACCTGCGGGCCGGACGCACCCTCGGCGCGACCGGGCTGCGCGGCACCTGGCACATCGTGATGCCCGCGGCGCTCCCCGGTTACCTGGCGGGGCTCAAGCAGGGGTGGGCGTTCTCCTGGCGGTCGCTGATGGCCGCCGAGATCATCGCCTCCTCCCCGGAGCTCGGCATCGGCCTCGGCCAGCTCCTGGAGAACGGCCGCACCGCGAGCAGCATGCCCATGGTCTTCCTCGCCATCCTGCTCATTCTCGTCGTCGGCGTCGCCATCGACCTGCTGATCTTCAGCCCGCTGGAGCGCTGGGTGCTGCGCGACCGCGGGCTGCTCGCCCGGAGCTGA